A window of the Pelagicoccus enzymogenes genome harbors these coding sequences:
- a CDS encoding aldehyde dehydrogenase family protein has protein sequence MPKSLLSMATIGGRTQDTDERFEVINPATGAAFSTAPLCGAPELTAAVTFCKRAQPQWAQSERNRRGALLACSHAIARKQEDLAKLITLEQGKPIAEARSEVAYAAEVFAAYSEMEVPSKDLSNGETSRTLLFNRPYGIVGLITPWNFPIGTAAVKLAPALLAGNAVILKPSPIAPLSPLLLGRILKDLLPAGILNTLSGDKSLGEQITRHPDIRKLSVTGSIPTGQAILSEAAVELKSVTLELGGNDPAILLPDCDPHEIAGQLLDSAWRNAGQVCSAIKRIYVHQSRHSELIAALSKLTPNYKVGSGMESGVRIGPLTTEYSRERLTELLQSAIAEGAKVTKDSRPLPSHGYFFSPAIVSEIRADHPLVLEEQFGPILPVVPYRNIDEAIEWSNATNYGLSASVWTKCPSVGYEIASKLECGRVGVNGHRRAKAAAPFGGFKHSGLGRELGSWGLAEMCESQVVNIFE, from the coding sequence ATGCCAAAATCGCTGCTCAGCATGGCCACTATCGGTGGGCGTACTCAAGACACAGACGAGCGATTTGAGGTCATCAATCCGGCAACGGGCGCCGCGTTTTCCACGGCGCCCCTCTGCGGCGCTCCAGAACTAACGGCAGCGGTAACGTTCTGCAAGCGGGCCCAACCCCAGTGGGCTCAGTCCGAGAGAAATCGGCGAGGCGCCCTCCTTGCCTGCTCGCACGCCATTGCGCGAAAGCAGGAGGACTTGGCTAAACTCATTACCCTAGAGCAGGGAAAGCCTATCGCGGAAGCCCGCAGCGAGGTTGCCTACGCTGCAGAAGTCTTCGCCGCCTACTCCGAGATGGAGGTCCCTAGCAAAGATCTGTCGAACGGAGAGACGAGCCGCACCCTACTCTTCAACAGACCTTACGGTATCGTCGGCCTGATCACACCTTGGAACTTTCCCATCGGCACCGCGGCGGTGAAGCTCGCCCCTGCCTTGCTCGCTGGAAACGCCGTGATCCTCAAACCCTCACCCATCGCTCCGCTATCCCCGCTTCTGCTCGGACGCATCCTCAAAGACCTCCTCCCCGCCGGGATCCTCAACACGCTTTCGGGGGACAAGAGCCTAGGGGAGCAGATAACCCGACATCCCGACATCCGAAAGCTTTCCGTCACGGGCTCTATCCCCACCGGGCAGGCGATCCTCTCTGAGGCTGCGGTTGAACTTAAGTCGGTTACCCTGGAGCTTGGCGGCAACGACCCCGCCATTTTACTGCCCGACTGCGACCCTCACGAGATCGCGGGGCAGCTCCTTGACTCAGCCTGGCGAAACGCTGGACAAGTTTGCAGCGCCATCAAACGCATCTACGTCCACCAATCCCGGCATAGCGAACTGATAGCGGCCCTTTCAAAACTGACGCCAAACTATAAAGTCGGATCCGGCATGGAGAGCGGCGTACGGATTGGCCCGCTCACAACAGAGTACTCAAGGGAACGACTGACTGAGCTTCTTCAAAGCGCCATAGCAGAGGGCGCCAAAGTAACGAAAGACTCCCGACCACTGCCCTCGCACGGTTATTTTTTCTCGCCCGCTATCGTATCGGAAATCAGAGCAGATCATCCTTTGGTGCTCGAGGAGCAATTCGGACCCATCCTTCCAGTAGTTCCCTACCGAAACATCGACGAAGCTATCGAATGGTCGAACGCTACCAACTACGGCCTCTCCGCATCCGTATGGACAAAGTGCCCAAGCGTTGGATACGAAATCGCCTCCAAGCTCGAATGCGGTCGCGTCGGCGTTAACGGTCATCGCAGGGCAAAAGCCGCTGCCCCCTTCGGCGGATTCAAGCATTCCGGACTCGGTCGAGAACTCGGCTCCTGGGGCCTCGCTGAGATGTGCGAGTCTCAAGTCGTCAATATTTTCGAATAG
- the ggt gene encoding gamma-glutamyltransferase, giving the protein MSTYSSVATLGAICLAATLFAAPEPPIYNSASTSHPESALHGMVSSREKLASEAALEVLKNGGNAIDAAVTLGFAMAVTTPQAGNIGGGGFMMIHSADTNSTIAIDYREKAPLAATKDMFLDESGNVDKEVSRYSHLSAGVPGTVAGFALALEEYGTISLSEALAPAIDLAQNGFPVNEDLYQSLKTAKARVEKHAPHALKNFYDEKGVPYPPGHIIRLPELAKSLTLISEQGPDAFYKGPIAELIVKDMEANGGLITRQDLEQYKAVVRKPVRGTYKGYEIVSMPPPSSGGVHIVQILNILEPFDLKSSGHNSAKTIHLMAEAMKYAYADRSKHLGDSDFNPIPVDWLTSKDYAADIRSRMNTERATPSVDILPGEPIHEGLDTTNYTVIDNRGNAVANTYTINFTFGSKIMPPGTGFFLNNEMDDFSSKPGVPNAYGLIGGEFNSIEAEKRMLSSMSPTLVLKDGKPFLLTGSRGGSQIITVSLQVILNVLEHGMNLSEAVSASRIHHQWLPDVLRMERGISADTQSLLKEMGYEIQEGGAMGTANSVSLQDEIFYGAADPRRPDTFAVGF; this is encoded by the coding sequence ATGTCTACCTACTCAAGTGTCGCCACTCTGGGCGCCATCTGCCTCGCTGCGACTCTCTTCGCGGCGCCGGAGCCGCCGATCTATAACAGCGCCTCCACCTCTCACCCGGAATCCGCCTTGCACGGAATGGTTTCGAGCCGCGAAAAGCTGGCAAGCGAAGCCGCCCTCGAAGTCCTCAAGAATGGCGGAAACGCCATCGATGCCGCAGTCACCCTGGGCTTCGCCATGGCCGTTACCACGCCACAGGCAGGCAACATCGGCGGGGGTGGTTTTATGATGATCCATTCCGCGGATACAAATTCGACGATAGCAATCGACTACCGGGAGAAGGCGCCGCTCGCGGCCACCAAAGACATGTTCCTCGACGAAAGCGGCAACGTGGACAAAGAGGTATCCCGCTACAGCCATCTGTCCGCTGGCGTTCCCGGTACGGTCGCAGGATTCGCTCTTGCTTTGGAAGAATACGGAACGATCAGCCTCTCCGAAGCGCTTGCTCCAGCTATCGACCTCGCGCAAAACGGCTTTCCGGTCAACGAGGACCTCTACCAGTCACTGAAGACCGCCAAGGCAAGAGTCGAGAAGCACGCCCCACACGCCCTGAAAAACTTCTACGACGAAAAAGGTGTCCCCTACCCACCGGGTCACATCATAAGGCTTCCCGAACTTGCGAAATCGCTGACGCTAATTTCCGAGCAAGGGCCAGACGCGTTCTACAAAGGCCCTATCGCCGAACTGATCGTCAAGGACATGGAGGCGAACGGAGGCCTTATCACCAGGCAGGACCTCGAGCAGTACAAAGCTGTAGTTAGGAAACCGGTACGCGGCACCTACAAAGGATACGAGATCGTGTCCATGCCTCCTCCTTCCTCCGGCGGGGTACACATCGTACAAATCCTCAACATCCTCGAACCTTTCGACCTGAAGTCGAGCGGCCATAACAGCGCCAAGACGATACATCTTATGGCGGAAGCCATGAAGTACGCCTACGCCGACCGGTCGAAGCACCTCGGCGACAGCGACTTCAATCCCATTCCCGTAGACTGGCTCACCTCCAAGGACTACGCGGCCGACATCCGCTCTCGCATGAACACCGAGAGAGCGACGCCCAGCGTAGACATCCTTCCCGGAGAGCCAATCCATGAGGGGCTAGACACCACAAACTACACTGTCATCGACAACCGCGGCAACGCCGTCGCCAATACCTACACCATCAACTTTACCTTCGGCTCAAAGATCATGCCACCTGGCACTGGCTTCTTTCTCAACAACGAGATGGACGATTTCTCCTCCAAGCCGGGCGTGCCCAACGCCTACGGTCTTATCGGCGGCGAGTTCAACTCCATCGAAGCGGAAAAACGCATGCTTAGCTCCATGAGCCCTACCCTCGTGCTCAAGGACGGAAAACCGTTCCTCCTCACCGGCAGTCGTGGCGGCAGCCAGATCATAACGGTCAGCCTTCAAGTGATCCTCAACGTTTTGGAACATGGGATGAACCTATCGGAAGCAGTATCCGCTTCTCGCATACACCACCAATGGCTACCGGACGTACTGCGCATGGAGCGCGGCATCAGCGCGGACACTCAATCCCTGCTGAAGGAAATGGGGTACGAAATTCAGGAAGGGGGAGCCATGGGCACCGCAAATTCAGTCTCTCTTCAGGACGAGATCTTCTATGGAGCCGCCGATCCGCGCCGTCCCGACACTTTCGCCGTCGGATTCTAA